One genomic region from Candidatus Eremiobacterota bacterium encodes:
- a CDS encoding YfhO family protein, giving the protein MKRDFREPAIHLLLAAVMVMLIFYPASAGKALIYSGDFTGSDALDLNIPLKFNLGAALRSGELPLWTPLLLNGYPLLGEGQTGIFYPPNLLFSLLPMLWCANGLIFFHLLLAASGLYAYGRLKGLSWEAATFSSLVFSFSGFYVLHLRHLNMLEAASWFPWLFYFAGLHLSSRKPAALLSWSAVLALQWLCGHPAITYLGLFGVALLYGATFIKDIRKGKSFLLPLSFIGAASLSGLLAAVQLLPTLELVPLSLRSSLTRSDVAHFPFALESLWHFINPYFMGNPARGAYPLSAIVSKGVFWENCAYIGILPLLMAFGALRWWKEDGRVRGFSLFVISGIVLALGPATPLYGLLLKVIPGFHLFRFPARFLVYALFGLVLLAGVFWDRIAPAVKGSRARLAMFCLVFLVSSANLAWFCRSFNAFLEPSWCGPPPTLRSVLQGHDGSRIYSFAALLSWQRAYIKDRGWMGPRENLDRYRSLLAPDYNLLFGVPQVGEKTWCEGGMAPSRMAELAGIVEREAMPLYGGKVILVPDGMIRLLRLQHTGFICSVDMLAHPALERIAGSDDGKEVNVYRIKGSLPRASMVYRHRVFYDSDELRGALLDPSFAPEQEVLLEEEPAIVPRGTGVGKVELLRESLNGLEYSVSTDHDGFLFLADTWFPGWKASVDGVPAKIFRADYAFRAVAVRAGTHRVAFSYRPASLEQGALLSLAGLLLLSILGWKTRQSPREKPGTAPSF; this is encoded by the coding sequence ATGAAGAGGGACTTCAGGGAGCCTGCCATCCACCTGCTTCTTGCCGCTGTCATGGTGATGCTGATATTTTACCCCGCATCGGCGGGGAAGGCCCTTATCTACAGCGGCGATTTCACGGGGTCCGATGCCCTCGATCTCAACATTCCCCTGAAGTTCAACCTTGGTGCTGCCCTCCGCTCGGGAGAGCTTCCGCTGTGGACTCCCCTTCTTCTGAATGGCTATCCCCTCCTTGGCGAAGGGCAGACGGGGATCTTTTATCCCCCGAACCTGCTGTTTTCACTGCTGCCAATGCTCTGGTGCGCCAACGGGCTCATTTTTTTTCACCTGCTTCTCGCCGCTTCCGGGCTCTACGCATACGGGAGGCTCAAGGGGCTCTCCTGGGAGGCCGCCACCTTCTCTTCGCTTGTCTTCTCCTTCTCGGGCTTTTACGTGCTTCACCTTCGCCATCTCAACATGCTTGAGGCAGCCTCGTGGTTTCCCTGGCTTTTCTATTTCGCCGGGCTTCACCTCTCGTCGCGGAAGCCTGCCGCCCTCCTCTCCTGGTCTGCGGTGCTTGCCCTGCAGTGGCTCTGCGGCCATCCTGCCATAACCTACCTGGGGCTTTTCGGCGTGGCCCTTCTTTATGGCGCCACCTTTATAAAGGATATAAGAAAGGGAAAGTCCTTCCTTCTGCCCCTGTCATTTATCGGCGCCGCCTCTCTCTCAGGGCTCCTGGCCGCCGTGCAGCTTCTTCCCACTCTTGAGCTCGTGCCCCTCTCCCTGCGCTCCTCCCTGACCCGCAGCGACGTGGCTCACTTCCCTTTCGCCCTGGAGTCCCTCTGGCATTTTATAAATCCCTATTTCATGGGGAACCCTGCCCGGGGCGCCTACCCGCTCTCCGCCATTGTCAGCAAGGGTGTTTTCTGGGAAAACTGCGCCTATATAGGGATTCTCCCCCTTCTGATGGCCTTCGGGGCCCTCCGGTGGTGGAAGGAGGACGGCCGCGTGAGGGGCTTTTCCCTTTTTGTCATTTCAGGAATCGTGCTGGCTCTTGGCCCTGCCACCCCCCTTTATGGCCTGCTTCTGAAGGTCATTCCCGGCTTCCACCTTTTCAGGTTTCCCGCCCGGTTCCTGGTCTATGCCCTTTTCGGCCTCGTGCTTCTCGCGGGAGTTTTCTGGGACAGGATTGCCCCTGCCGTCAAGGGGAGCAGGGCCAGGCTTGCCATGTTCTGCCTTGTGTTTCTCGTGAGCTCTGCCAACCTCGCATGGTTCTGCCGCTCATTCAATGCCTTTCTCGAGCCCTCATGGTGCGGTCCTCCTCCCACGCTTCGCAGTGTTTTGCAGGGTCATGACGGCAGCCGCATTTACAGCTTTGCAGCCCTCCTCTCCTGGCAGCGCGCTTATATAAAAGACAGGGGATGGATGGGCCCCAGGGAGAATCTTGACCGTTACCGCTCCCTCCTTGCCCCTGACTATAACCTCCTTTTCGGCGTTCCCCAGGTGGGAGAGAAGACTTGGTGCGAGGGGGGGATGGCTCCCTCGCGCATGGCAGAGCTTGCCGGGATAGTTGAAAGGGAGGCCATGCCCCTCTACGGCGGCAAGGTCATCCTTGTTCCCGACGGGATGATAAGGCTCCTCAGGCTTCAGCACACAGGCTTCATCTGCTCCGTGGATATGCTTGCCCACCCAGCCCTTGAGCGCATAGCGGGAAGCGATGACGGGAAAGAAGTGAACGTGTACCGCATAAAAGGCTCCCTTCCCAGGGCATCCATGGTATACCGCCACCGGGTTTTTTACGACAGTGATGAGCTTCGCGGGGCCCTTCTTGACCCTTCATTCGCGCCTGAGCAGGAGGTGCTTCTTGAGGAGGAGCCCGCCATCGTGCCCCGGGGAACCGGGGTGGGGAAGGTGGAGCTGCTCCGCGAATCTCTCAATGGTCTTGAATACTCGGTTTCCACCGATCATGACGGCTTCCTTTTCCTCGCCGACACATGGTTTCCCGGGTGGAAAGCTTCTGTTGACGGCGTCCCTGCGAAGATATTCAGAGCTGATTATGCTTTCCGTGCGGTAGCCGTGAGGGCGGGGACCCACAGGGTAGCTTTTTCTTACAGGCCCGCGTCGCTTGAGCAGGGAGCCCTTCTATCCCTGGCCGGTCTGTTGCTGCTCTCAATCCTGGGATGGAAGACCCGCCAGAGCCCGCGGGAAAAACCCGGGACAGCTCCCTCGTTTTAA
- a CDS encoding MFS transporter: protein MPEGQLTWRFSREFWTANSVELLERAAYYGMFISLTLYLTNLIGFNDIEAGWISGVFAALLYFAPTISGAWADRIGFRKALALAFILLAIGYGMLGLFQTKPTTIMALAIIMVGGSFIKSVITGTVAKCSDEANRARAFSIFYQMVNIGSFSGKTLAKPLRTGLGIEYINIASALMCIAALVIILILYKNVDTTGVGKSFREIWQGLLKVVKNLRFMAIIIIVGGFWAIQHQLYATMPKYVLRTVGESASPEWYANVNPLVVILFVLPVTQLVRNLRPVQSIAIALFLIPFSSLTMSLSPSAVKIWGSSIPFLGFAIHPVTAVLIAGIALQGFAECFLSPRFLEYASKQAPPGETGLYMGYSHLNSFFGNLLGFGISGYLLNAWCPDPDKLSPEAHTAWQQAIANGTALPSQYAHAHYIWYVFAGIGFAAFLALLAFNVVTSLRDRQKARETKTG, encoded by the coding sequence ATGCCGGAGGGACAGCTTACCTGGAGATTCTCCAGGGAGTTCTGGACTGCAAACTCCGTGGAGCTTCTGGAGCGGGCAGCCTATTACGGGATGTTCATCTCCCTCACCCTCTACCTCACGAACCTCATCGGCTTCAATGACATAGAGGCCGGCTGGATATCGGGAGTCTTCGCCGCGCTCCTTTACTTCGCCCCCACCATTAGCGGCGCCTGGGCCGACAGGATAGGCTTCAGAAAAGCTCTCGCGCTTGCGTTCATCCTCCTTGCAATCGGCTACGGCATGCTGGGGCTCTTCCAGACAAAGCCCACGACCATCATGGCCCTCGCCATCATCATGGTGGGAGGCTCTTTCATCAAGTCCGTCATCACGGGAACGGTGGCCAAGTGCTCAGACGAGGCCAACCGGGCCAGGGCGTTTTCCATTTTCTACCAGATGGTCAACATCGGCTCCTTTTCCGGCAAGACCCTCGCCAAGCCCCTCAGGACCGGCCTGGGCATAGAGTATATCAATATCGCCTCGGCGCTCATGTGCATAGCCGCCCTGGTCATCATACTCATCCTTTATAAGAACGTGGACACGACCGGCGTGGGGAAAAGCTTCAGGGAGATCTGGCAGGGCCTCCTGAAGGTAGTGAAAAACCTGAGGTTCATGGCCATCATCATCATCGTGGGGGGATTCTGGGCCATACAGCACCAGCTTTACGCCACCATGCCCAAGTACGTGCTCCGCACCGTCGGTGAATCGGCATCGCCTGAGTGGTATGCCAATGTGAACCCCCTGGTGGTCATCCTCTTTGTCCTTCCCGTCACCCAGCTCGTGAGGAACCTCAGGCCCGTGCAGTCCATAGCGATAGCCCTCTTTCTGATCCCCTTCTCTTCGCTTACCATGAGCCTGAGCCCCTCGGCCGTCAAAATATGGGGCTCCAGTATCCCTTTCCTGGGCTTCGCCATACATCCCGTGACAGCCGTGCTGATTGCAGGAATCGCCCTCCAGGGCTTCGCGGAATGCTTTCTCTCGCCGCGGTTCCTGGAATACGCGTCGAAACAGGCGCCTCCGGGGGAAACAGGCCTCTACATGGGCTACTCGCACCTGAACAGCTTCTTCGGGAACCTGCTGGGCTTCGGCATCTCGGGGTACCTTCTGAACGCATGGTGCCCCGATCCCGACAAGCTTTCCCCCGAAGCCCACACCGCATGGCAGCAGGCCATTGCCAACGGCACGGCCCTCCCTTCCCAGTACGCCCATGCCCATTATATCTGGTATGTCTTTGCCGGCATAGGCTTTGCAGCCTTCCTCGCGCTCCTTGCCTTCAATGTCGTCACTTCCTTGAGGGACAGGCAGAAAGCCCGGGAAACAAAAACCGGATAG